The stretch of DNA aacactgaggctctacccactttaagttacagttttactgtgaacactgaggctgtacccgctttaagttacagttttactgtgaacactgaggctgtacccactaagttacagttttactgtgaacactgaggctgtacccactaagttacagttttactgtgaacactgaggctgtacctgctttcagttagttttactgtgaacactgaggctgtacctgctttcagttacagttttactgtaaacactgaggctgtacctgctttcagttagttttactgtgaacactgaggctgtacctgctttcagttacagttttactgtaaacactgaggctgtacctgctttcagttacagttttactgtaaacactgaggctgtacctgctttcagttacagttttactgtaaacactacagttttaacagtggccaagtaggctactgtggttaTTTGATCATAATCTAGGCCTACTAGAGtagcctaccatcaaaaacaacatgcatcccataatattttaacacGGAAATAGCTGTTacatcattcagcctacagtagcagccaatgtgcgGTGCTCAATGTAgatctacattccatgagacttttgaagaaAAACATACagggcttgacatgaacctgttaatccacctgtccttcagacaaggaggggACTGAACATGTTCGATGTGAGAACCACTTTACCAtagggttaaaggtcagggttaatgtgtatctctgtctctctccagacctgagggttaaaggtcagggttcatgtgtatctctgtctctctccagacctgagggttaaaggtcagggttaATGAAGAAAAACATACagggcttgacatgaacctgttaatccacctgtccttcagacaaggaggggACTGAACATGTTGTTCGATGTGAGAACCACTTTACCAtagggttaaaggtcagggttaatgtgtatctctgtctctctccagacctgagggttaaaggtcagggttaatgtgtatctctgtctctctccagacctgagggttaaaggtcagggttcatgtgtatctctgtctctctccagacctgagggttaaaggtcagggttcatgtgtatctctgtctctctccagacaaGGAGGGGACTGAACATGTTGTTAGATGTGagaaccactttacaaaataaaatgcattattattcccattaTTCCCATTCCAATATTGATCATATGTGTAGAggctatgtatctgtgtgtgttttaaccgtaaactgtctgtctgtcactaggTGAAGTGTGTGTGGAGGTTGCCATGGGGACAGCGGTTGGCAACAGTGACGTGTGGTTCCGCTTCAACGAGGGAGTGTCCAACGCCGTGCGACGCAACATCTACATCAGAGAACTGCTATAactcacacacaccgtacacacacacacaccgtacacacacacacagactccatCTCATACACGTTAGAATGTTAGTATATAAATTACCACGAGTCAATCTGTCAAACCACCTCTTTATTATGTTTGATTGACAGTGGAAACAAGCCAATAAAAACAGTGTATTCTGATTGACAGTGGAAACAAGCCAATAAAAACAGTGTATTCTGATTGACAGTGGAAACAAGCCAATAAAAACAGTGTATTCTGATTGACAGTGGAAACAAGACAATAAAAACAGTGTATTCTGATTGACAGTGGGAAAAAAGCCAATTAAAAGTGTGATTTATTTAACAACAAACTTATATCTCTTAACAAAGCTATGAGATGAGCTCTGCAAATCTACTTTCAATGTAGGACATGCTGCTCATAGGAAGGAAGGGGGCTACTTTCAGTGTAGGACATGCTGCTCATAGGAAGGGGTCTACTTTCAATGTAGGACATGCTGCTCATAGGAAGGAAGGGGGCTACTTTCAATGTAGGACATGCTGCTCATAGGAAGGGGTCTACTTTCAATGTAGGACATGCTGCTCATAGGAAGGAAGGGGGCTACTTTCAATGTAGGACATGCTGCTCATAGGAAGGGGGCTACTTTCAATGTAGGACATGCTGCTCATAGGAAGGGGGCTACTTGCAGCTAAAACCATAGACATGGATGTACAAATAAATAGGACGGGAtaacctggtgtgtgtttctcagtgtgtgtgtgtgtgtgtctctcagtgtgtgtgtgtgtgtgtctcagtgtgtgtgtgtgtgtgtgtgtggatccgtgtgtgtgtgtctcaatgtgtgtgtgtgtggatccgtgtgtgtgtccgttagAGGATCACACATTTGCCTTTCTCCACCCAGGGGTTGGCCCTCATCAGCTCTGGGTTCAGGAATGggtcgtcacacacacacccctcgaTCCATTTCACCAGCCTgccaagagaacacacacaccctgttagACCACACCCCTCGATCCATTTCACCAGCCTgccaagagaacacacacaccctgttagACCACACCCCTCGATCCACCCGGCTGGCATTCAGTCCGATCTCAGGTTTAGGTTCTAGGTGTATTTAAAGGTTCTGATTGGGCCGACAGATTTTACCGTGAATGGGATCTCCCCGAACGCGGAAACATTTACCTTTAAAAACCCACGATGGGTTTGAATCCCGGACTTAGACAGGGTCGCTAGTTTGAATCCCGGACTTAGACAGGGTCGCTAGTTTGAATCCCGGACTTAGACAGGGTCGCTAGTTTGAATCCCGGACTTAGACAGGGTCGCTAGTTTGAATCCCGGACTTAGACAGGGTCGCTAGTTTGAATCCCGGACTTAGACAGGGTCGCTAGTTTGAATCCCGGACTTAGACAGGGTCGCTAGTTTGAATCCCGGACTTAGACAGGGTCGTTAGTTTTAATCCCGGACTTAGACAGGGTCGCTAGTTTGAATCCCGGACTTAGACAGGGTCGCTAGTTTGAATCCCGGACTTAGACAGGGTCGCTAGTTTGAATCCCGGACTTAGACAGGGTCGCTAGATTGAATCCCGGACTTAGACAGGGTCGCTAGATTGAATCCCGGACGTAGacaaggttgctagattgaatcctaGACTTAGATAAGGTTGCGAGATTGAATCCTAGATGAGACTTTTGTTTTACAACCTGACCTAACATTCCGAACTATTGACATTTCAATGTTTCTGACTGCTTTAAATATGTCAACCAAAGAGCAAGTGcaacagcctagtg from Oncorhynchus clarkii lewisi isolate Uvic-CL-2024 unplaced genomic scaffold, UVic_Ocla_1.0 unplaced_contig_11241_pilon_pilon, whole genome shotgun sequence encodes:
- the LOC139394525 gene encoding guanine nucleotide-binding protein G(I)/G(S)/G(O) subunit gamma-13-like, which produces MEDLDLPQMKREVESLQYQLAINREKSSITVTELVKWIEGCVCDDPFLNPELMRANPWVEKGKCVIL